A single Roseomonas gilardii DNA region contains:
- a CDS encoding ArsR/SmtB family transcription factor — translation MSDPQNRAFLTVIPEAHAELVRGLASPVRIQILRLLRQHGPLNVNQIGERLDLPQSTVAANVQVLEECRLIETEVVKARKGQQKICHVRFDDIVIRLDGPALTQRSDLVEVAMPLGLYTSCNVRAPCGLCSQRGVIGLLDVPDFFLDPARVEAALIWFSRGFVEYKFPNNAKLIGAQVRALEFSMELSSEVPGTSLNWPSDITLWVNGVRLGSWTSPSDYGDKRGVHTPRWWKLAGSQYGRLTNWRVTENGTFFDGIRLSDVTLLDLALDEHHSIRLRIGIEEDAAHPGGINIFGRGFGNHGQDIVMRLLLA, via the coding sequence ATGAGCGATCCGCAGAACCGAGCCTTCCTGACCGTGATCCCGGAGGCTCATGCCGAGCTGGTCCGTGGTCTGGCATCGCCCGTGCGAATACAGATCTTGCGTCTGCTGCGGCAACACGGCCCCCTCAATGTGAACCAGATCGGCGAGCGGCTCGACCTCCCCCAATCCACAGTGGCTGCAAATGTACAGGTGCTGGAGGAGTGCCGCCTGATCGAGACCGAGGTCGTCAAGGCAAGGAAGGGCCAGCAGAAGATCTGCCATGTCCGCTTCGATGACATCGTCATACGTCTCGACGGTCCCGCCTTGACGCAGCGCAGCGACCTCGTCGAGGTCGCCATGCCCCTGGGTCTCTATACCTCCTGCAACGTGCGCGCACCCTGCGGTCTGTGCTCCCAGCGTGGAGTGATTGGCCTACTCGACGTGCCGGATTTCTTTCTCGATCCGGCGAGGGTCGAAGCAGCGCTGATCTGGTTCTCGCGCGGATTCGTCGAGTACAAGTTCCCCAACAATGCCAAGCTGATAGGAGCCCAGGTGCGGGCGCTGGAATTCAGCATGGAGCTTTCCTCCGAAGTTCCGGGCACCAGCCTCAACTGGCCATCCGACATCACGCTATGGGTAAACGGAGTGAGACTGGGCAGCTGGACCTCTCCCTCCGATTACGGCGACAAGAGGGGCGTGCATACACCGCGCTGGTGGAAGCTGGCGGGGTCGCAGTATGGCCGTCTTACCAACTGGCGCGTAACCGAGAATGGCACCTTCTTCGATGGAATTCGCCTGTCCGATGTGACGCTGCTCGACCTCGCGCTCGACGAGCATCACTCCATCCGGTTGAGGATCGGCATCGAGGAGGATGCCGCTCATCCCGGAGGGATCAACATCTTCGGCCGAGGTTTCGGCAATCACGGCCAGGACATTGTCATGCGACTTCTCCTCGCCTAG
- a CDS encoding SCO family protein, with amino-acid sequence MIGRRVLLGLLVAAPAWAQGVRLPPVVLVDQSGVRRDLGAVAAQRPLVLSFFFTGCTTICPPQTAAMQALQEELAGWPEPRPLLLSVSLDPFGDTPEAMRAYAGRFGLELGLDKGWLLLGGDPRTLLRVWRAFEQPESQPEDHAAQIWLGAPGGRDWRRVGALTPPDRLAAMLRQMAP; translated from the coding sequence ATGATCGGGCGGCGCGTCCTGCTGGGCCTGCTCGTCGCGGCGCCCGCATGGGCACAGGGGGTGCGGCTGCCGCCGGTGGTGCTGGTGGACCAATCGGGCGTGCGGCGCGACCTCGGGGCCGTCGCCGCACAGCGGCCGCTGGTGCTGAGCTTCTTCTTCACCGGCTGTACCACCATCTGCCCGCCGCAGACCGCGGCGATGCAGGCGCTGCAGGAGGAACTCGCGGGCTGGCCGGAGCCGCGGCCGCTGCTGCTATCGGTCAGCCTCGACCCCTTCGGCGACACGCCGGAGGCGATGCGCGCCTATGCCGGCCGCTTCGGACTAGAACTCGGGCTGGACAAGGGCTGGCTGCTACTGGGCGGCGATCCGCGCACCCTGCTGCGCGTCTGGCGCGCCTTCGAGCAGCCGGAAAGCCAGCCGGAGGACCATGCGGCGCAGATCTGGCTTGGCGCACCGGGCGGGCGGGACTGGCGGCGGGTCGGCGCGCTGACGCCGCCGGATCGGCTCGCTGCCATGCTGCGGCAGATGGCACCATGA
- a CDS encoding ABC transporter substrate-binding protein, with the protein MIHRAALALATLLAGGAAVAEPPGRALFQGHQPFAAGRDATANRLPAAYAACASCHGPAAAGRREGGVVAPPVTWAALARPAGRAGAYADDAALRGAIADGVGRDGRALDPAMPRYRLEAAEMAALLDYLTIAGTPRDLPPGVAEDRIALGTVLPLSGAAAPTGRAVLAGIQAGLAGAVVHGRRVELQAEDGAAAGPAMAVRRLLDQPVFLVVGGLWLDGAEAEQALAEARVPHLGSLLSRRDSEAGPWVADLLAPRRAQQAVLAAALDACPQGARVGMPVAPPEPGHMAIAWQDAPAALAAEMTGPVGCLGTGLAGAGRITLPPGWRWEVVLPFPAMLVEADGPWQRLGLAAARLALETLAQAGAALHEHAPLDALPTAFEALPGAPLRFAPRRRHGWDPEVMDLTPAARPEAAGMRPSAHRHEGG; encoded by the coding sequence ATGATCCACCGCGCCGCCCTTGCTCTCGCCACGCTGCTGGCGGGCGGCGCGGCGGTGGCGGAGCCGCCCGGCCGCGCGTTGTTCCAGGGCCATCAGCCCTTCGCCGCCGGGCGCGACGCGACCGCCAACCGGTTGCCGGCAGCCTATGCCGCCTGCGCGTCCTGCCACGGCCCTGCCGCGGCGGGCCGGCGGGAGGGTGGCGTGGTAGCACCCCCGGTCACCTGGGCCGCGCTGGCCCGTCCGGCGGGGCGCGCCGGGGCCTATGCGGACGACGCGGCGCTGCGCGGGGCCATTGCGGACGGCGTGGGGCGGGACGGGCGGGCGCTCGATCCCGCCATGCCACGCTACCGGCTGGAGGCGGCGGAGATGGCGGCGCTGCTCGACTATCTCACCATTGCCGGAACGCCGCGGGATCTGCCGCCGGGCGTGGCGGAGGACCGCATCGCCCTGGGCACCGTGCTGCCGCTGAGCGGGGCCGCCGCACCGACCGGGCGGGCGGTGCTGGCGGGAATCCAGGCTGGTCTCGCCGGCGCGGTGGTGCATGGCCGGCGGGTCGAATTGCAGGCCGAGGATGGCGCTGCGGCCGGGCCCGCCATGGCGGTACGGCGGTTGCTGGACCAGCCGGTCTTCCTGGTGGTGGGCGGGCTATGGCTGGACGGCGCGGAGGCGGAGCAGGCTCTCGCCGAGGCGCGTGTGCCCCATCTCGGGTCGCTGCTGTCGCGTCGGGACAGTGAGGCCGGGCCCTGGGTCGCGGATCTGCTGGCGCCCCGCCGGGCGCAGCAGGCGGTGCTGGCCGCCGCACTCGACGCCTGCCCGCAGGGAGCGCGCGTCGGCATGCCGGTCGCACCGCCGGAGCCTGGCCACATGGCGATTGCCTGGCAGGATGCTCCGGCGGCACTCGCGGCCGAGATGACCGGGCCTGTGGGCTGCCTCGGCACCGGTCTCGCGGGGGCGGGGCGCATCACCCTGCCGCCCGGCTGGCGTTGGGAGGTCGTGCTGCCCTTCCCCGCCATGCTGGTCGAGGCGGACGGCCCGTGGCAGCGGCTGGGCCTGGCGGCGGCGCGGCTGGCCCTGGAGACGCTCGCCCAGGCGGGCGCGGCACTGCATGAGCACGCGCCGCTCGACGCCCTTCCCACGGCCTTCGAGGCGCTGCCCGGCGCACCGCTGCGCTTCGCCCCGCGCCGCCGCCATGGCTGGGACCCCGAGGTGATGGACCTGACCCCTGCCGCCCGGCCCGAAGCGGCTGGCATGCGGCCATCCGCCCATCGGCATGAGGGAGGCTGA